TCCTATGCTAGGCCGGGAAACCGGCCCAATTGAGCTTTGTTCCGCCGATTTCAGTTGAATTCACTGTGTGGTGACGGCACAAATCGCGCAGAAGCTGTAGTTTGGCGCGGGGACAGTCAACGAGTGCCTAATTTGGAGGCATCCGACCAGCAGGAAGAAAGCAGGGACGTTATCGCGTCCCCGCAAGGTCGCGCCTTTTCCACCACGATTACCCCTAGCGCCAAAGCGCGACAATGGGAACGAACACAGGATCAGGCGCCGCTGACGGCGCGTTTCCTGCGTGTTGCGAAGCATCTTGGCACCGCTGTCCTCGGCTTGATTGCGGAGGAGGCGGCTCATGGCCGCGCTGTTCTTTTCGCACCCATCTACATGGGGTTGGGTGCGATTACCTGGTTCGAGGCGCAATCCGATCCGCCCCCGCAGGCGGTTTTCGCAGGTCTCGTTCTGTTCGCCTTGGGCTTTTTTCTAAAGCGCGATGCGGGCAAGCTGCTTCACCATACTCTTTTCGCCAGTATGCTCATCTGCCTGGGCATGGCGCTGGCGCAATGGGAAAGCTGGCGGGTTTCCACCGTGATGCTCGACTCGGCCGTGACGACGACCGTGACTGGGCAGATCGAACGGCGGGAATCCTACGACAACGGACGCTGGCGCTATGTCGTCCGCGTCGAGGCAACGGAAAAGCCTTCTATTCGCCGCGTGCCGCAACGGGCTACGATTTTCGTGCGCAAGCAGGCGGAGCCGTTCGATTTGGGTGATCGGATCCAGGGCAGGGCGCGCCTGACGCCTCCGGCGGGACCGGCATTGACCGGCCTTAACGATTTTGCCTTCAGCTCATATTTCAACGGCATCGGCGCGAACGGCTTTGCCTACGGAACGCCGGAATTATTATCTCCATCCAGTGATAATTCTGCTGGCTCGTTATTGGACGCCGCTGATATCTGGCTCGCGGGCCTGCGCAACAGCATAGGTGACAGGATCAGGCAAACTCTGCCTGGAGATAGCGGCGCCTTTGCAGCAGCACTTGTCACCGATGAGAGACGTGCGATCTCGAAGGATACGACCGAGGCCCTAAGAATTGCTGGCCTGACCCACATCATTGCAATTTCCGGCCTGAACATGGCGTTGTCGGCCGGCATTTTCTACATCGGCCTACGCTACTTGTTCAGCCTGTTTCCCGGTGTCGCGCAGGCTTGGCCGACCAAGAAGTTCGCAGCTCTCGGCGCGCTTCTCACTGTAACGGCCTATTATCTCATCTCCGGCTTCGGCGTATCCGCCGAGCGTGCCTTCATCATGATGGCGATCATGCTCGTGGCCGTGCTTTTCGATCGGCCATCGATCAGCCTGCGCAACGTCGCACTTTCGGCCATTATCATTCTTGTACTGTCGCCGTCGCAAGTGCTCGGCCCGAGTTTCCAGATGTCCTATGCGGCGACGCTGGCGCTGGTGTCGGGATATTCGCTGTGGAAGCGGCGGCGGCATCGCGAAAACATTTTGCCGCGCGTCCGTCTATTAAGTCCGCTATTGTTCGTCATGCGCTTCTTCGCAGGCGTGACGTCGACCTCGTTCATCGGCGGCGCGTCGACAGCCATCTTCTCGATCGAGCATTTTCACCGGTTGGCGACATACGGACTCGCCGCCAATCTCGCGGCTATGCCCATCGTCTCCTTTGTCGTCATGCCATTCGGCATGGCGGCGATGCTGCTCATGCCGCTCGGTCTCGACGGACCTTTCTGGAAAGTCACCGGAGAGGGACTGGAGCTCGTCATCGTGATCGCGAGAACCGTAGCTGGTTGGGGAGGCGACATTACCTTCGGCCGCCAGCCGGCCTGGCTGATGCCGACATTCATTATCGGCTTCCTGATCATGAGCATATTGCGGACCCGGCTTCGCCATCTGGGCCTGCTATTATCACTCTTGTCCATAGGCTTGGCGGCATTCGGATCCGGCATACCGAAACCCGACCTGATGATCTCCGAAGATGGCGTCCTGGTCGCCTTGCGCCAGGACGATATACTCGCGACCAATCGCGAGAGACCGCAGGCCTTCATTTTCGAACAATGGCAAAAGGCATTGGTTGCGGCGGAACATCAGCCTCCGACCATGCTCCCTGCCGACAACCGACTTCCACAAATCGGCAAGGCAGATCGCCATAAGCGATTGAACAGTGAAGAACAGAAGGCTGTCCGCACGGCAATGGAGGAGGCCCTGGACCGCACCATGCAGGGCAGTTTCGCCTGCCAGAAAGGAGCATGGTGCGCAGCCATCCTCGAAAACGGCGCGATATTGGTCACCATCGAGAACGCAGCCTATCTACCCTCTGCCTGCGATATGGCGAATATCGTCGTAACGCCAATCCGATTGCGGTTGAACTACTGCCGTTCCGGAGCAATGCTCATAACGGGTGCGACATTGCGTAAAACCGGCTCCATCGAAATGATACTTACCGCAGACAAGCCCATTATCTCAGCCGCATTCGAGAACCCGCAACGTCCATGGACCAGGCATCGAATTTATAATTGGCGCACAGGCACATTCGACGCGCCAATTGCGCCAGCGTCACCCGTCGTCGACAATTCACCGGTCAGTGATAGCGACGAATAAGGCCCACGAGCTTGCCCTGAACTTTGACCCGGTCCGGCCCAAAGATGCGGGTTTCATAGGCCGGGTTTGCGGCTTCGAGCGCGATGGAGGCACCCTTGCGGCGGAAGCGCTTCAGTGTCGCTTCTTCATCGTCGACGAGTGCAACGACGATATCGCCGGGATTGGCCGTCGTCGAATTGCGGATAATGACCGTATCGCCGTCGAAAATTCCGGCGTCGATCATCGAATCCCCTCGAACTTCAAGCGCATAATGTTCGCCCGAGCCGAGCATGTCGGCGGGAACGGTGATGTCGTGCGTATTGTTCTGGATGGCCGAGATCGGAACGCCAGCAGCGATGCGGCCCATCACCGGCACCGACGCCGAGCTATTGTGATCGTCATTTGCCACCTTCGACGGAGCGGGCGGGGCAACGGACTGCGGCTTGCCGAGGCTGCCCTCGATGACGCTCGGTGAAAAGCCTCGGCGCTGCTGCAGGCTCGGATTATAGGCGTCGGGAAGCTTGATGACTTCGAGCGCTCTGGCCCGGTTCGGCAGCCGGCGGATGAAGCCTCGCTCCTCCAGCGCCGTGATCAGGCGATGAATACCGGATTTCGATGCCAGATCCAATGCATCCTTCATCTCGTCGAAAGATGGCGGAACACCGGATTCCTTCATGCGTTCGTGAATGAACAGAAGCAGTTCCTGCTGCTTGCGCGTCAACATCGTCTTGGAACCCCAGAATCAAGAAAAGCTGTGAAACAAATCCAGAACGGACACTATATGTTCCATATGTGTTCCGCAAGTGCTTAAATTTCGGTAAAGCCTTGTGAGGTCAGTTAAATAATTACCATTTGCGAATGGATCGGCTCGGAACATCGGGGCGCTGTATCTGCGTTAACCCACAGAAAAATAAGGGAAATGCCGCTCTACTCGCTTCCGCGACTTTGTCGTTCAGCCCGTGCGCCGAGCATTTGGACGAACGTGCCGCGCGACTGCATGAGCCGGCCATGGCAGAGAATCAGCAATCACGTTTGCGAGATTGCCTTCGATCCATGTCGTGTGCTCCGGGTGTTCCATGCTTCCATCTTGAATTGCGCGGGCGATGGGCGCAAATCTGCTTCCGCAAGCAAACAGGAGAAGCCATGATTTCGTCTCCGCATCCGCTGGATCATCTCGTGCTGCCGACCGTCAACATCGCTCTGGCACGCGAACGCCTCGGCAAGCTCGGTTTCACGGTGGCTCCGGATGCGTGCCACCCCTTTGGCACGCAGAATGCCTGCGTCTTCCTTGCCGATAAAACCTATCTCGAACCTCTGGGCGTCGCATCTCCGGAGCAATGCGAGAAGAGCATCGTGGATGGCAATGTTTTCGTCGCGCGCGACCAGGCTTATCGTTTCCGGGTGGGGGAGGATGGCTTCTCGGCCGTGGTATTCGGTACGGATGACGCGGTGGTGGATGATAAGCGTTTCAAAGCAGCTGCTATTTCGGCGGGTCGAATGCTGGATTTTTCGCGTCCGATGAAGATGCCGGATGGAACGGAAACCACGGCCGGCTTTCGTCTTGCTTTCGCCGCAGATCTGCGTGCGCCGGATTTTCTCGCTTTCTGCTGTCAGCGCGTCAATCCGCTGCCGGCTGACCGCGGCGTGCTCGAGCGTCACGAGAACGGCGTGACTGGTATCGCGCGGGTAGCGCTTTGCACGCCGAAGCCGGGGGCCTATCGCGGCTTCTTCGAGGAGCTTGTCGGTGGCCCGCGCATTATGGAGCATTCCTTTGGCCTGACGATCAAGGCCGCCAACGCCGATCTGGAGATTTTGACGCCGGAAGGAATGGAGGCATTCTATGATCTACCTGTTTGCACGAATGATCAGGGGCTCAGGGCGAGGGCAATCCTTTTCAAAACGCGCGATCTTTCCGTGACATCGTCGCATTTCACTGCTAACGGCG
The Rhizobium sp. 11515TR DNA segment above includes these coding regions:
- a CDS encoding VOC family protein, which produces MISSPHPLDHLVLPTVNIALARERLGKLGFTVAPDACHPFGTQNACVFLADKTYLEPLGVASPEQCEKSIVDGNVFVARDQAYRFRVGEDGFSAVVFGTDDAVVDDKRFKAAAISAGRMLDFSRPMKMPDGTETTAGFRLAFAADLRAPDFLAFCCQRVNPLPADRGVLERHENGVTGIARVALCTPKPGAYRGFFEELVGGPRIMEHSFGLTIKAANADLEILTPEGMEAFYDLPVCTNDQGLRARAILFKTRDLSVTSSHFTANGVTYTRKNNRLLARLAPGQGALFAFEEII
- a CDS encoding ComEC/Rec2 family competence protein, with translation MEASDQQEESRDVIASPQGRAFSTTITPSAKARQWERTQDQAPLTARFLRVAKHLGTAVLGLIAEEAAHGRAVLFAPIYMGLGAITWFEAQSDPPPQAVFAGLVLFALGFFLKRDAGKLLHHTLFASMLICLGMALAQWESWRVSTVMLDSAVTTTVTGQIERRESYDNGRWRYVVRVEATEKPSIRRVPQRATIFVRKQAEPFDLGDRIQGRARLTPPAGPALTGLNDFAFSSYFNGIGANGFAYGTPELLSPSSDNSAGSLLDAADIWLAGLRNSIGDRIRQTLPGDSGAFAAALVTDERRAISKDTTEALRIAGLTHIIAISGLNMALSAGIFYIGLRYLFSLFPGVAQAWPTKKFAALGALLTVTAYYLISGFGVSAERAFIMMAIMLVAVLFDRPSISLRNVALSAIIILVLSPSQVLGPSFQMSYAATLALVSGYSLWKRRRHRENILPRVRLLSPLLFVMRFFAGVTSTSFIGGASTAIFSIEHFHRLATYGLAANLAAMPIVSFVVMPFGMAAMLLMPLGLDGPFWKVTGEGLELVIVIARTVAGWGGDITFGRQPAWLMPTFIIGFLIMSILRTRLRHLGLLLSLLSIGLAAFGSGIPKPDLMISEDGVLVALRQDDILATNRERPQAFIFEQWQKALVAAEHQPPTMLPADNRLPQIGKADRHKRLNSEEQKAVRTAMEEALDRTMQGSFACQKGAWCAAILENGAILVTIENAAYLPSACDMANIVVTPIRLRLNYCRSGAMLITGATLRKTGSIEMILTADKPIISAAFENPQRPWTRHRIYNWRTGTFDAPIAPASPVVDNSPVSDSDE
- the lexA gene encoding transcriptional repressor LexA, with amino-acid sequence MLTRKQQELLLFIHERMKESGVPPSFDEMKDALDLASKSGIHRLITALEERGFIRRLPNRARALEVIKLPDAYNPSLQQRRGFSPSVIEGSLGKPQSVAPPAPSKVANDDHNSSASVPVMGRIAAGVPISAIQNNTHDITVPADMLGSGEHYALEVRGDSMIDAGIFDGDTVIIRNSTTANPGDIVVALVDDEEATLKRFRRKGASIALEAANPAYETRIFGPDRVKVQGKLVGLIRRYH